One segment of Patescibacteria group bacterium DNA contains the following:
- the pyk gene encoding pyruvate kinase yields MKRTKIVATIGPASETKIMMKKMIKSGLNVARLNFSHNTHSHHAKLIRNLRSAAKAINTNIAILQDLQGPRIRIGEVGGGVEIKAGQELYLVPERYSSIDKKTAHLLIPIQYPGLYRDLKKGDSVLIDDATIELRVKEVDQRAIRCLALNNGIIKTHKGMNFPKSSINCPAVTKKDVADVEFGVKSGVDWIALSFVKDEKDIFNLRKKVFALENKYLKLNIGNAKRMDKPEMRGKISGEHIRIIAKIERREAINNFDRILEAADGIMVARGDLGIETPIEDLPMLQKSMIEKCRQAGKPVIVATQMLESMIKNPIPTRAEVSDVANAVLDGTDAIMLSGESATGKYPLKAVQYMTRIANHMEQEEIVREEARENNFKNNQSITQVISFMAQDLAEDSASARLIVCATTSGFTARNICRFRPAVQIIAVTPSALTQRQLALSWGVDAQIAHFTDSFNKLLADIKRLLLTKRLAKRGDTVVVVAGHPFGYKGQSNLIKVEVI; encoded by the coding sequence ATGAAACGAACCAAGATTGTTGCGACTATCGGACCAGCTTCGGAAACCAAAATAATGATGAAAAAAATGATTAAGTCCGGCCTGAATGTGGCCCGGCTTAATTTTTCCCATAATACTCATAGCCATCATGCCAAATTGATTCGTAATTTGCGTTCCGCGGCCAAAGCAATCAATACTAATATTGCCATCTTGCAGGATTTGCAAGGACCGCGCATCAGAATCGGCGAAGTGGGCGGTGGCGTGGAAATAAAAGCGGGGCAGGAATTGTATCTGGTGCCGGAGAGATATTCCTCAATTGACAAAAAAACCGCTCATTTGCTTATTCCCATACAATATCCTGGATTATATCGCGACTTAAAAAAGGGCGATTCGGTCTTGATTGATGATGCGACGATTGAATTGAGGGTTAAGGAAGTTGATCAGCGAGCCATTCGCTGTCTGGCTCTAAATAATGGCATTATCAAGACGCATAAGGGCATGAATTTTCCCAAATCATCCATTAATTGTCCGGCTGTAACCAAAAAGGACGTGGCTGATGTGGAGTTTGGTGTCAAAAGCGGGGTGGATTGGATCGCTTTGTCTTTCGTTAAGGATGAGAAAGATATTTTTAACCTACGTAAGAAGGTTTTTGCTCTGGAGAATAAATATTTGAAGTTGAACATCGGCAACGCCAAGAGAATGGACAAACCGGAAATGAGGGGTAAGATTTCCGGTGAGCATATCAGGATTATCGCCAAGATTGAACGGCGCGAAGCTATTAACAACTTTGATCGGATTTTGGAAGCGGCTGATGGTATTATGGTGGCGCGTGGCGATTTGGGTATTGAAACGCCGATCGAAGATTTGCCCATGTTGCAAAAATCCATGATTGAAAAATGCCGGCAAGCCGGCAAGCCGGTGATTGTGGCCACTCAAATGTTGGAGTCAATGATTAAGAATCCCATTCCCACTCGCGCAGAAGTGTCCGATGTAGCTAATGCCGTTTTGGATGGTACCGACGCCATCATGCTTTCAGGCGAAAGCGCTACCGGCAAATATCCGCTTAAGGCTGTGCAATACATGACGCGCATCGCCAATCACATGGAGCAGGAAGAGATTGTCCGCGAAGAAGCGCGGGAGAACAATTTTAAGAATAATCAATCCATCACCCAGGTGATTTCTTTTATGGCTCAGGATTTGGCTGAGGACAGCGCATCAGCCAGGTTGATTGTTTGCGCCACTACTTCCGGCTTTACGGCGCGTAATATCTGCCGTTTTCGGCCGGCTGTGCAGATTATAGCGGTTACGCCGTCGGCATTGACGCAACGGCAATTAGCCCTGAGTTGGGGCGTAGATGCGCAGATAGCGCACTTTACTGATTCTTTTAATAAGCTCTTGGCCGATATTAAAAGGTTGCTGCTCACTAAACGTTTGGCTAAACGCGGAGATACAGTAGTAGTGGTGGCTGGCCATCCTTTCGGTTACAAGGGGCAGAGCAATTTAATTAAGGTGGAGGTGATATAG
- a CDS encoding methyltransferase domain-containing protein encodes MANLQNGNELIKVDVFKKIGIEENMHIGDLGCGNLAFYALSSAKLVGKNGQVYAVDILKSALNAVDTRIKQEGLKNIKTVWSNLELIGATNIPTGSLDIAFIHNVLFQAGKHDSFLKETARLLKAGGKLMVIDWKKIASPFGPPVKDRPEPELIKNMAAKAGLKLLEEFEAGPYHFGLIFTR; translated from the coding sequence ATGGCTAACCTACAAAACGGCAATGAACTAATAAAAGTCGACGTCTTTAAGAAAATCGGCATAGAAGAGAATATGCATATCGGCGATTTAGGTTGCGGCAATCTGGCCTTTTATGCTTTAAGTTCAGCTAAGTTGGTAGGTAAAAACGGCCAAGTTTATGCGGTTGATATCCTCAAGTCCGCCTTAAACGCCGTGGACACCAGAATTAAACAAGAAGGATTAAAAAACATTAAAACCGTTTGGTCTAATCTGGAGCTGATCGGGGCAACCAATATTCCAACAGGCAGTCTAGATATCGCCTTCATCCATAATGTTTTATTCCAGGCTGGTAAACATGACAGTTTTCTCAAAGAAACCGCCCGCCTACTCAAAGCGGGAGGCAAACTGATGGTTATTGACTGGAAAAAAATCGCCTCGCCCTTCGGCCCGCCGGTCAAGGATCGCCCCGAACCGGAATTAATCAAGAATATGGCCGCCAAAGCGGGTTTAAAACTGCTTGAAGAATTTGAAGCCGGCCCCTACCATTTCGGACTGATCTTCACCCGCTAA
- a CDS encoding YraN family protein, with product MSDYRVRLGKYGENLAAQFLIQRGYQVIEKNYYTQFGEIDLIVQLDDEILFVEVKTRTTDRTGWPETAVDYHKLRHLQKAARIFLNNRNWNCFWHLDIISVELNRSAGIAKIKWFNNISLS from the coding sequence ATGTCTGATTACCGAGTGCGTCTGGGCAAATACGGCGAGAACCTGGCGGCGCAATTTCTAATCCAGCGCGGTTACCAAGTAATTGAAAAAAATTATTATACCCAATTTGGAGAAATAGATCTCATCGTCCAGCTCGACGATGAGATTTTATTTGTGGAGGTAAAAACCCGTACAACCGACAGAACCGGCTGGCCCGAAACAGCGGTTGATTACCATAAATTACGCCATCTGCAAAAAGCCGCCAGAATATTTCTTAATAACCGTAACTGGAACTGCTTTTGGCATCTAGACATAATCAGCGTGGAACTCAACCGAAGCGCCGGCATAGCCAAAATAAAATGGTTCAATAATATTTCTCTCTCTTGA
- the nusA gene encoding transcription termination factor NusA → MSQSPIQAAIQQICQEKNLDEAVVLRAIEAALAAAYRKDFGNKLQNIITEFDPKTGEVKAFDVKTVVEDEPEEGAEGEITETEDTDTKEAKAEKKKKTKEEAGASFAAAFAAALKEKQEREEQETAIPEKEQKEKAVMKSFLAEEVELTDEEKEKKFNPKTEIQLKDALLEKPDAKLGEEIVTPLEVPGEFGRMAAQTAKQVIIQKLREEERLKVFEEFKNLEHTIITGTIQRREGQNVFVDLGHTAAIMPPEEQVERERYNIGNRLKFYLKTVDQGLRGSMMIVSRADVAVVKGIFEEEIPEIATGAVEIKSLAREAGSRTKVAIASTEENIDPIGACVGQRGSRIQTIISELSGEKVDIILYDADPAKFITNSLSPAKVNDVTVDEASRVAKVKVREDQLSLAIGRGGQNVRLASKLTGWKIDIISDGGEKYDPEKAVETVDGVATNEATVETPKEETVAVTEEKTAKEEAPTEKKKKTRKKKDTEDDKREDTAEIKPEETPLLEEAPVTEELTEVQPNEEISEEASTTEENTAE, encoded by the coding sequence ATGTCACAATCACCAATTCAGGCAGCCATACAACAAATCTGCCAAGAAAAAAACTTGGACGAAGCGGTCGTGCTTCGCGCCATTGAAGCGGCTCTTGCCGCCGCCTATCGTAAGGATTTCGGCAACAAATTGCAGAATATTATCACCGAATTCGATCCCAAAACGGGCGAAGTCAAGGCTTTTGACGTTAAAACCGTAGTAGAAGACGAACCGGAAGAAGGTGCGGAAGGAGAGATAACTGAAACAGAAGATACAGATACTAAAGAAGCTAAAGCGGAGAAAAAGAAAAAAACCAAAGAAGAAGCCGGAGCGTCGTTTGCCGCCGCTTTTGCCGCCGCCTTAAAAGAAAAACAAGAACGCGAAGAACAAGAAACCGCTATTCCAGAGAAAGAGCAAAAAGAAAAAGCGGTGATGAAATCATTTTTGGCTGAAGAAGTGGAGTTAACCGATGAAGAAAAGGAAAAAAAGTTCAACCCCAAAACAGAAATTCAACTTAAAGATGCCTTACTAGAAAAACCTGACGCCAAACTCGGCGAAGAAATTGTCACGCCCCTGGAAGTACCCGGGGAATTCGGCCGTATGGCTGCCCAGACAGCTAAGCAGGTCATTATCCAAAAATTACGCGAGGAAGAACGCCTAAAAGTCTTTGAAGAGTTTAAGAACTTGGAACATACTATTATTACCGGCACCATTCAGCGCCGCGAAGGCCAGAATGTTTTTGTGGATTTAGGTCATACTGCCGCCATTATGCCGCCGGAAGAACAGGTTGAACGCGAACGCTATAATATCGGCAATCGCCTGAAATTTTATTTAAAGACAGTTGACCAAGGATTAAGAGGATCAATGATGATTGTCTCCCGCGCCGACGTGGCTGTAGTCAAAGGAATTTTTGAAGAGGAAATACCGGAAATCGCTACCGGCGCAGTAGAAATAAAATCCCTAGCCCGCGAAGCCGGCAGTCGCACTAAGGTGGCTATTGCTTCCACTGAAGAGAATATTGACCCGATTGGCGCTTGCGTCGGACAACGCGGATCCAGAATTCAGACGATTATTAGCGAACTGTCCGGTGAGAAAGTTGATATTATCCTGTACGACGCTGATCCGGCTAAATTTATCACCAACTCCTTATCACCGGCTAAAGTCAATGATGTTACCGTAGATGAAGCCAGTCGCGTAGCCAAAGTCAAAGTCAGAGAAGACCAATTATCTCTGGCCATAGGCCGTGGCGGCCAGAACGTCCGCTTAGCTTCAAAATTAACCGGCTGGAAGATAGATATCATCTCTGACGGCGGAGAAAAATATGACCCGGAAAAAGCAGTTGAAACAGTTGATGGCGTAGCAACCAATGAGGCAACAGTAGAAACTCCGAAAGAAGAGACTGTTGCTGTGACAGAAGAAAAAACTGCAAAAGAAGAAGCTCCGACTGAAAAGAAAAAGAAAACCAGAAAAAAGAAAGATACTGAAGACGATAAAAGAGAAGATACGGCGGAGATAAAACCGGAGGAGACGCCGTTATTAGAGGAAGCGCCTGTAACTGAGGAACTGACTGAAGTCCAACCAAATGAAGAAATTAGCGAAGAAGCAAGCACGACTGAAGAAAATACAGCAGAATAA
- a CDS encoding lamin tail domain-containing protein — MRRGLFAASFLILAIVVSAGFFILSFGAASWAANSQIVIQNNGVIASNSDWIYTGVEQSSAEYLILKQASSTLSSPLIDLNGCQAAQLVYQARTYGGVVSSSAVIAISVFSSGSWQETSLNEPATNALAVQPTIDLSPYCGSQIKLMFSTPGATGNKGVGLDEIVVTETAGNNPPTALATSTKIIAETGEEIEFSDDGSSDPDGDALVDWLWDFGQQLIKHGVNVSQSFSASGTYAVNYYVVDSEGTTSSPAVLNLSITDSVSTSTPTSTPTTTPALGPQIGDLVINEVYPAPNTGEEEWIELFNPTTSTWDLSGLILLNIDGGKFVTTTLSGSISPGQYLVIDDVAGNLNNDGDTIALHLAGQILDQTVYGDYSNKKGEAWARNGNGVFEETITPTKGVANIITPKPITNTSSGGGSSDISYQSNDTAATSSATSTAGIALESYYGKVIINELFPHPSTGANDEFIELKNISTTTVDLNGFYLTDNTNKKHYLRAAPPALLILPQGFIAIKRASTSIALNDTGFETANLFSPLGELLDRVSYTAKQSEGLAYARTDKGEWLWTAQPTPGAENIFPDSGLSQEQTVEVLNTIKAAAVKKATNSSGVIHAVTLEELRDLAVGDKVRVIGVVSVEPGVLGTQIFYLAGSGIQVYCNKKDFPELKIGDQVEVTGEISEVSGERRIKIKTRDDIKYLSSEAEPEPHGISIVELEDNIGSLVRVSGDLLEIKGRNAYIDDGSGEAKVYLKTQIDTKEINWHTGNQVAVVGIASLTASGVRLLPRTVKDITVVSGQVESAYEVGGQSSFVGSPLSYAIAAIVFLATVIGWLGYKLKYK, encoded by the coding sequence ATGAGGAGGGGTTTATTTGCCGCGTCTTTTTTAATCTTGGCGATAGTCGTAAGCGCCGGATTTTTTATTCTTTCTTTCGGTGCCGCGTCTTGGGCGGCTAATAGTCAGATCGTCATCCAGAACAATGGCGTGATAGCTTCAAACAGCGATTGGATTTATACGGGAGTCGAACAGAGTTCTGCGGAATATTTAATTTTAAAACAAGCGTCGTCAACCTTGTCTTCTCCGTTAATTGATTTAAACGGTTGTCAGGCGGCGCAATTGGTTTATCAAGCGCGGACTTACGGCGGTGTGGTCTCCAGCAGTGCTGTTATTGCTATTTCTGTTTTTAGTTCCGGTTCCTGGCAGGAAACCAGCTTGAATGAACCGGCGACTAACGCCTTAGCGGTACAGCCGACTATTGATTTGAGCCCCTACTGCGGTTCTCAAATTAAATTGATGTTTAGTACGCCCGGAGCCACCGGCAATAAAGGTGTTGGTTTAGATGAGATAGTTGTTACTGAAACAGCCGGCAATAATCCGCCGACAGCCCTGGCCACTTCCACCAAAATTATAGCTGAGACAGGAGAGGAAATAGAATTTTCCGATGACGGTTCATCTGATCCGGATGGCGACGCCCTGGTTGATTGGCTGTGGGATTTTGGCCAGCAATTAATCAAACATGGTGTTAATGTCAGTCAAAGTTTTTCAGCGTCCGGTACTTACGCAGTCAATTATTATGTGGTGGATAGTGAGGGCACCACTTCTTCCCCTGCGGTTTTAAATTTATCCATTACTGACTCTGTCAGCACTTCTACACCCACTTCTACGCCAACTACTACCCCCGCGCTAGGGCCGCAAATCGGCGATCTTGTCATTAATGAGGTTTATCCCGCTCCTAATACGGGCGAGGAGGAATGGATAGAATTATTCAATCCCACTACTTCTACTTGGGATTTATCCGGCTTAATATTACTTAACATTGATGGCGGAAAATTTGTTACTACCACTTTAAGCGGCAGTATTTCTCCCGGACAATATTTAGTGATTGATGATGTTGCCGGTAATTTGAATAACGATGGTGATACGATTGCGTTGCATTTGGCCGGTCAGATTTTAGATCAGACGGTCTACGGTGATTATTCCAATAAGAAAGGCGAGGCCTGGGCGCGCAATGGCAATGGTGTTTTTGAAGAAACTATTACACCGACTAAGGGAGTGGCAAATATTATAACACCCAAGCCGATCACCAACACTTCATCCGGTGGCGGATCATCTGACATTAGTTATCAGTCGAATGATACTGCGGCCACCAGCTCGGCTACCTCAACCGCCGGAATTGCCTTAGAAAGCTATTACGGCAAGGTGATTATTAATGAATTGTTTCCTCATCCGTCCACGGGAGCCAATGATGAATTTATTGAATTAAAAAATATTTCCACCACTACGGTTGACCTGAACGGTTTTTACTTGACTGATAACACCAATAAGAAACATTATTTGCGTGCCGCTCCTCCCGCCTTACTGATTCTGCCTCAAGGATTTATTGCCATTAAGCGCGCATCTACGTCCATCGCTTTGAATGATACGGGTTTTGAAACAGCCAACTTATTTTCACCATTGGGGGAATTGTTAGATAGAGTAAGTTATACTGCTAAGCAAAGCGAGGGTTTAGCTTATGCCAGAACCGATAAGGGCGAATGGCTTTGGACCGCTCAACCGACGCCGGGAGCGGAGAATATTTTTCCTGATAGCGGTTTAAGCCAAGAGCAGACAGTTGAAGTTTTAAATACGATTAAAGCGGCGGCAGTTAAAAAGGCCACTAATAGTTCCGGTGTAATTCATGCGGTTACTTTGGAAGAGTTAAGGGATCTGGCTGTCGGTGACAAGGTTAGGGTGATCGGGGTTGTGTCGGTGGAACCGGGTGTCTTGGGCACGCAGATATTTTATTTGGCCGGTTCCGGCATACAAGTGTATTGCAATAAAAAAGATTTTCCTGAGTTGAAAATCGGCGATCAGGTGGAAGTTACCGGAGAAATATCGGAAGTGTCCGGTGAAAGAAGGATAAAAATAAAAACACGCGATGACATTAAGTATCTATCTAGCGAGGCTGAGCCCGAACCGCATGGAATCAGCATAGTTGAGTTAGAAGATAATATTGGATCATTAGTAAGGGTATCCGGGGACTTGTTAGAAATAAAGGGCCGCAACGCTTATATTGATGATGGCAGCGGCGAAGCGAAAGTTTATCTTAAAACCCAAATTGACACTAAAGAGATCAATTGGCATACGGGTAATCAAGTTGCGGTTGTCGGCATTGCCTCTTTGACGGCTTCCGGCGTTCGACTATTGCCACGCACCGTTAAAGACATTACCGTGGTTAGTGGCCAAGTTGAGAGCGCTTATGAAGTCGGAGGTCAGTCGTCGTTTGTCGGTTCACCTTTGAGTTATGCTATTGCCGCGATAGTTTTTTTAGCGACTGTAATCGGTTGGCTGGGGTATAAATTGAAATATAAATAA
- a CDS encoding glycosyltransferase has product MPKISIIIPALNEEKTLPDLLESIKDQEFTDYEIIISDAGSTDKTIEIAQDYGCRIVKGGMPAAGRNHGAAIAAGEWLLFLDADVFLSGKFLKFLIEEAEEKKVDVASCAVIPLSDKVIDAILHDMANAYIQLTRYFYPHAPGFCILIKKALHDRVGGFDESLKLAEDHEYIKRVKKHGVYKILKRPKIYVSVRRLETDGRFNVAAKYVACEVYRALLGEIRTDIFKYKFGHHYAQLPKGKKIREKILEFINKL; this is encoded by the coding sequence ATGCCCAAAATTTCCATCATCATCCCAGCATTAAACGAAGAAAAAACTCTGCCCGATTTATTGGAGTCAATCAAGGATCAGGAGTTTACTGATTATGAAATCATTATCTCCGACGCCGGCTCAACCGATAAAACAATAGAAATCGCCCAAGACTACGGCTGTCGCATCGTCAAGGGTGGTATGCCGGCGGCTGGACGCAACCATGGCGCTGCAATCGCCGCCGGAGAATGGCTGCTGTTTTTGGACGCTGATGTTTTTTTGTCCGGAAAATTCCTAAAATTCCTGATTGAGGAAGCGGAAGAAAAAAAAGTTGATGTTGCTTCCTGTGCTGTCATTCCCTTGAGCGACAAAGTTATTGACGCTATTCTGCATGACATGGCTAACGCTTATATTCAGTTAACCCGGTATTTTTATCCTCATGCACCGGGGTTCTGCATCTTGATTAAGAAGGCGTTGCATGACCGTGTCGGCGGTTTTGACGAATCACTCAAATTAGCGGAGGATCATGAATACATCAAGCGCGTCAAAAAGCACGGCGTCTACAAGATACTCAAACGTCCCAAAATTTATGTCTCGGTCCGTCGATTGGAGACAGACGGCAGATTCAATGTCGCGGCCAAGTATGTAGCCTGCGAAGTCTACCGAGCGCTGCTGGGAGAAATCAGGACTGATATCTTCAAATATAAATTCGGCCACCACTATGCGCAACTGCCCAAGGGTAAAAAAATAAGGGAAAAAATTCTGGAATTCATCAATAAGCTGTAA
- a CDS encoding alpha/beta fold hydrolase, which translates to MAPKVFIVHGWDGSPQDCWLPWLKSKLEEEGIIVQSLSMPHPENPTIADWVNQLADAVVDPDKDTYFVGHSIGCQAILRYVEQLPKPIGGIVCVAGWFRLPYLSTDEEKEIAHPWLETLMDFDRIKQRAGKIIAIFSDNDPDVDLGDKELFEKNLNAKTIVEHEKGHFSDDAGVTDLPSALVAVKELIENN; encoded by the coding sequence ATGGCTCCTAAAGTCTTTATCGTCCATGGTTGGGATGGTTCACCGCAAGATTGCTGGCTTCCCTGGCTAAAAAGCAAACTGGAAGAAGAAGGGATTATTGTTCAGAGTCTATCCATGCCTCATCCCGAGAATCCTACGATAGCCGATTGGGTTAATCAGCTTGCTGACGCTGTCGTTGACCCGGATAAAGATACGTATTTTGTCGGACATAGTATTGGTTGTCAGGCAATATTGCGTTACGTTGAGCAATTGCCAAAGCCGATCGGCGGCATCGTCTGTGTGGCTGGCTGGTTCAGATTGCCCTACCTTAGCACTGATGAAGAAAAAGAGATTGCGCATCCTTGGCTGGAAACTTTGATGGATTTTGATAGAATCAAACAGCGGGCAGGAAAGATCATCGCTATTTTTTCCGATAATGATCCTGATGTTGATTTAGGGGATAAGGAATTGTTTGAGAAAAATTTAAACGCCAAAACGATCGTGGAACATGAAAAGGGGCATTTTAGCGATGATGCCGGCGTTACGGACTTGCCGTCGGCGCTAGTGGCCGTAAAAGAATTAATTGAGAATAATTGA
- a CDS encoding 50S ribosomal protein L19 — protein MAKLNVKQDWHEKVLPLLKAGVTVKVHQIIKEKNTKGEEKQRIQIFEGIILGRHGGKGKSATITVRKIASGGIGVERIFPIWSPAISKIEATKIAEVRRAKLSYIKGYKKKLSEKQVK, from the coding sequence ATGGCAAAATTAAATGTTAAGCAGGATTGGCATGAGAAGGTTTTACCGCTTCTTAAGGCGGGCGTAACCGTCAAAGTCCATCAGATCATCAAAGAGAAAAATACTAAGGGCGAAGAAAAACAACGCATCCAGATTTTTGAAGGCATTATTTTGGGTCGCCACGGCGGCAAGGGTAAAAGTGCCACTATTACAGTGCGTAAAATCGCTTCTGGCGGTATTGGCGTGGAAAGAATTTTTCCTATCTGGTCGCCGGCTATTTCTAAGATTGAGGCGACTAAGATCGCCGAGGTGCGTCGCGCCAAGCTGTCTTATATCAAAGGTTATAAGAAGAAATTATCAGAAAAGCAGGTCAAATAA
- a CDS encoding magnesium chelatase domain-containing protein: MPSKVLSAAIVGLECEPVEVEADNSPYGNPGVFIVGLPDKAVDESKSRVRSAIKNSGFEFPRGNVTFNLAPADLRKGGTHYDLPLAVAAMLLNEQTKLTDFASSLFAGELALSGEVRPVSGILSIALFAKQAGISSLFVPTANAKEASLINDLNIYPVKNLAQLAQHLAGKELIEPCAEWQQEIEEINFPVDLQHIRGQNSAKRALEIAAAGSHNILMSGPPGSGKTMLAKALPSILPQMTQEESLEVTKIYSAAGLLPADQPLITLRPFRAPHHTASGVASTILRQLATVSC, translated from the coding sequence ATGCCATCAAAAGTCCTATCGGCCGCGATTGTCGGATTGGAGTGCGAGCCGGTGGAAGTGGAAGCGGATAACAGCCCCTACGGTAACCCGGGGGTTTTTATTGTTGGCCTGCCCGACAAGGCCGTGGATGAAAGCAAAAGCCGTGTCCGTAGCGCCATTAAAAATTCCGGCTTTGAATTCCCGCGTGGCAATGTCACTTTCAATTTGGCGCCGGCCGATCTGCGCAAAGGCGGCACACATTATGATTTGCCACTGGCTGTAGCCGCCATGCTTCTAAACGAACAAACCAAATTAACCGACTTTGCTTCCTCGCTTTTTGCCGGCGAGCTGGCTCTAAGCGGTGAAGTGCGTCCGGTATCCGGAATATTATCAATTGCCTTATTCGCCAAACAAGCCGGCATTAGCAGCCTGTTCGTACCGACAGCCAATGCCAAGGAAGCGTCGCTGATTAACGACTTAAACATTTATCCGGTCAAAAATCTGGCACAACTGGCCCAGCATTTAGCCGGAAAAGAATTAATTGAGCCCTGCGCCGAATGGCAACAAGAGATTGAGGAAATAAATTTTCCGGTAGACCTGCAACATATCCGCGGCCAGAATTCGGCTAAGCGCGCGCTGGAAATCGCCGCGGCCGGCAGTCATAATATTCTCATGTCCGGTCCTCCTGGTTCCGGCAAAACCATGCTGGCCAAAGCTTTACCCTCCATTTTACCACAAATGACTCAGGAAGAAAGTTTGGAAGTGACCAAGATTTATTCCGCCGCCGGACTCTTACCGGCTGATCAGCCACTGATTACCCTGCGACCATTTCGCGCGCCCCATCATACCGCCTCTGGCGTGGCTAGTACAATACTGAGGCAATTGGCCACTGTCTCCTGCTGA
- a CDS encoding recombinase family protein, translated as MKKAVYYARVSTSLQENEGTIESQKNELIRQIKKDGNILVKEYIDNGWSGGRLDRPALDELRGDLKTDQFDVVYFLDSDRIARDISYQNIIIAELLKYQKEIIIKGKNYINNPENKFNLNVMGAVNEYEKARITERFTRGRREQARQGHIVDSGTLFGYDHHKKTDNKRGYYTINEEHAKVIKLIYGTYANTSVSITGLIKILEDKKIKTATGKTYWKSSVIRRILTNTSYFGNHYFNQTEKFESKNGVIKYAKSVKTSTRFKDQSEWILVPIPPIISQELFDIVQNKLKRNGKLLRNTSYRYLLGGLVKCGVCNHTYSGCMSKGVQYYRCNHREKLYQHNNTEDLVKCKNQSIKSEVVDEVVSNVVLEKVLQPKIIKRYIDILNNSKGENLRGLNSELVGIGKQIVSLEEKKKRILDLYSESHVSKEDYIAKINEIDAKCSDLILDKQEINKKIALLGKIKDIRIGIGDFCKMARRNYKKIDKSDKVGKIGFINNFIEEVSIIKNEVEKKLIIRGFLPVSAGDSGQLPQYCTSHARGGMMGRAKWSQGNQWLISR; from the coding sequence ATGAAAAAAGCAGTTTATTACGCTCGAGTTAGTACCAGCCTTCAAGAGAATGAAGGTACTATTGAAAGTCAAAAAAACGAGCTGATAAGACAAATCAAAAAAGATGGCAATATCCTTGTTAAGGAGTATATCGATAATGGCTGGAGTGGCGGAAGATTAGATCGTCCCGCACTTGATGAATTAAGGGGAGATTTAAAAACAGACCAATTTGATGTGGTCTATTTTTTAGATTCAGATCGGATTGCTAGGGATATTTCTTATCAGAATATTATCATTGCGGAGCTTCTGAAATATCAAAAGGAGATAATTATCAAGGGCAAGAACTACATTAACAATCCAGAGAATAAGTTTAATTTAAATGTAATGGGTGCTGTTAATGAGTATGAAAAAGCAAGGATAACTGAGAGATTTACTAGAGGTAGGAGAGAACAAGCAAGACAAGGGCACATAGTAGATTCTGGAACATTGTTTGGCTATGATCATCATAAGAAGACTGATAATAAGAGAGGCTATTACACTATTAATGAAGAGCATGCCAAAGTAATCAAATTAATTTATGGAACTTATGCTAATACGAGCGTAAGTATTACGGGATTAATTAAAATATTAGAAGATAAAAAGATTAAGACGGCCACTGGTAAGACTTATTGGAAGAGCAGTGTCATTAGAAGGATATTAACTAATACTAGCTATTTCGGGAATCATTATTTTAATCAAACAGAGAAGTTTGAATCTAAGAATGGAGTAATCAAATACGCTAAATCAGTCAAGACTTCTACTCGGTTTAAAGACCAGTCGGAATGGATTTTGGTGCCTATCCCTCCAATTATCTCTCAGGAGCTGTTTGATATAGTGCAGAACAAGCTAAAAAGAAATGGCAAGTTATTGAGAAATACGAGTTATCGCTATCTATTAGGCGGTTTGGTTAAGTGCGGGGTTTGTAATCATACTTATTCGGGGTGTATGAGCAAGGGCGTTCAATATTACAGATGCAACCATAGGGAAAAGTTATACCAACACAATAATACCGAGGATTTAGTAAAATGCAAGAATCAATCAATAAAAAGTGAAGTAGTAGATGAGGTAGTATCTAATGTTGTATTGGAGAAGGTATTGCAACCTAAAATCATCAAAAGGTATATTGATATTCTAAATAATTCAAAGGGGGAGAATCTAAGGGGACTTAATAGTGAGTTAGTTGGCATTGGCAAGCAGATAGTAAGTTTGGAAGAAAAGAAAAAGAGAATTTTAGACTTATATTCTGAAAGCCATGTGAGTAAGGAGGACTATATTGCTAAGATTAATGAGATAGATGCTAAATGCAGTGATCTTATACTTGATAAACAGGAGATAAACAAGAAAATAGCATTATTAGGAAAAATAAAAGATATTCGTATTGGTATTGGTGATTTTTGTAAAATGGCTCGCAGAAATTATAAGAAAATTGATAAATCAGACAAAGTTGGCAAAATTGGCTTCATTAATAACTTCATAGAAGAGGTATCTATTATTAAAAATGAAGTTGAAAAAAAGCTTATAATAAGGGGGTTTTTGCCAGTTTCAGCAGGAGACAGTGGCCAATTGCCTCAGTATTGTACTAGCCACGCCAGAGGCGGTATGATGGGGCGCGCGAAATGGTCGCAGGGTAATCAGTGGCTGATCAGCCGGTAA